A stretch of DNA from Natrinema halophilum:
AGGACGACTCCGGCGGTGGCAGTTTCGGAATCGACGGACGCACCGCGTTTCCGGAACCAGTCGGTGAGCGTCTCCCGCTGGAACGACGGCAGCGATCGATCGCCGGCGACTCCGACCGTCTTCTCGAGGACGGTCCGAGAACCCGGGAGATCGGAAACGCGGTTTGCGACCGGCGCAAGTGCGCTTCCGACCGCTGCGAGCCGGTCGACGTTAGCGAACAGGCGCTCGCGCAGGCTCGTCCCTTCGCGATCGTGGTACTGGTGTTTGACTTCGGCCTTGAGTTTCGCGAGATCGACCCCGGTCGGACAGTCGCTCTGGCACCCCTTGCAGCCGATACAGAGGTCGAGTACCTCCTCGTGAAATCGTTCATCGTAGAGTTCCTCGTGATCGATCTCGCCGCTGATCGCAGCTCGGAGCAGGTTGGCCCGACCTCGCGTGGTCGCGATTTCCGCTTCCGTCGCTCGGTACGTCGGACACATCACGTCGCTGCCGGTCTGTCGACAGGTCCCACAGCCGTTACAGAGTTCGACGAGATGCGAGAAGCCACCGTCGTCTTCGAAGTCGAGCGTCGTCCGCGGCTCGAGCGCGGCGTAGTCGGGTCCGTATCGGAGATGGTCGCGGATGTCGGTTGGCTCGTCGTCGCGGTAGACCACTTTTCCGGGATTCATCAGCCAGTCGGGATCGAACACCGACTTCACGTCTTTGAAGGCCTGCCAGAGGTCAGGGCCGTACAGCTTGGGATTGAACTCCGTCCGCGCGAGTCCGTCACCGTGTTCGCCAGAGAACGAGCCGTCATGTTCGACGACGAGCGAGGTGACGTCGTCGGCGATCGCGCGCATTTTCTCCACGTCGTCCCCGTCTTTCAGGTTCAGGACCGGCCGGATGTGGAGCGTGCCGACGCCCGCGTGCGCGAAGTACGCCGCGGTGGTGTCGTGCGTTTCGAGCACTTCCTGAAAATCGGCAACGTAGTCGGCGAGTTCCGCGGGCGGGACTGAAGCGTCCTCGACGAACGGGTACGGCTTCGGATCGCCCTCCATGCTCATCAACAGCGGGATGGCAGCCTTCCGGAGCTTCCAGAGCCGGTCTTGCTCCGCGGGAGAAAACGCCTGGAGGGAGTCGAATGCCGCCCCGTTCGCGACGAGCGCCGTCGTCGCTGCACCGATCGCATCCGGCAGGTCGTCGGCAACTTCTGAGTCGAACTCGAGCATCAGCGCTGCCTGCGTTCCGTCGGGAATTGGCTCCGCGTACTCGACGTATTCCGTCGATTCGGCGGCCAGCCGGAACACCTCGCTGTCCATGAGTTCGACTGCGCTGGGGTCGTGTGCGAGCGCGTCCGGAACGGCGGAAAGTGCCTCGAGCAGATCGTCGTAACAGCAGACCGTAAGGGCGGTTTCGTCGGGCCGCGACACGAGCGAGAGCGTCGCTTCGACGACGACACCGAGGGTCCCTTCCGAACCGACCAGGAGCTTCGAGAGGTCGATCGTCCGCGTGCCGGTCGCATCCGTCCCGAGAACCTTCTGCAGATTGTATCCGCTGACGCTGCGCTTGAGGTCGGGATAGCGCGACTCGATCTCGGCGGCGTTATCATCGACGATCGCTCGAACCGTCCGATAGATCGCGGCTTCGCGGTCGTCTTTCGAGACGATCCGGTCCCACTCCGGGCTATCGAGTGCTATTTCTCGGGTCCGGAGCAGCGACCCGTCCGCGAGGACGACCGCACACTCCTCGACGTAGGCGTCGGTGATGCCGTAGCGAACCGAGTGTGCCCCCGTCGAGTTGTTTCCGATCCCGCCGCCGATCGTCGCTCGGTTCGACGATGCCGGATCGGGAGCGAAGCGCAGGCCGTATGGTTCGAGGGCGGCGTCGAGATCGTCCTGGACGACCCCCGGCTGCACGACGGCGGTTTGCTCGTCCGGATCGACATCGCGGATCGCGTCCATGTGTCGCGACAGGTCGAGGACCACACAACCCGGCCCGACCGCCTGTCCGGCGAGCGAGGAACCAGCTCCCCGGGCTAGGACGGGTGCGCCGTGATCGGAAGCGACGGCCAGCGTCGCCCGAACGTCGCTCGTGTCTCGAGGGAACACGACGCCTGCCGGTTGTGCGCCGTAAATGCTTCCGTCCGTTGCATACAGGACCCGTGTATATTCGTCGAATCGAACGTCACCATCGCAGGCGGTTCGGAGATCGGCCGCGAGCGCTTCGCCTGCGTCACCTGGGTTCGATTCGGCCTCGATCGAGGGGTTGTCCGGATTCAGACGTCGATCCTCCCCGTTCACCTGTGGCCCGTCCTCAGCAACCATATCCTGTCTGAAATCGTTTCACACGAAGTTAAACCATCGTAGTCTATGGCGCCACAGTGTTGGCTGCCGATCGAACGAATCGCTGGTTCGAGGGGGGAGGAAACGAACGTATCGCCCGCGGTATAGCGACTGTTTTCACTCACTTATCCAGTCGCGGTTGAGGCCAAAAATGACGTGATTAACCGACTCGTCGCTCGTATCGGAGGCAGGATTACTCGAAGTGGTCGAGGCACTTCTGGTATTCTTCTTCGGACTTCTCCCAGTTGACGACGTCGAAGAAGGCATCGATAAAGCTCCCGCGATCCGGTCCGTAGTCGTAGTAGTAGGAGTGTTCCCAGACGTCTAGCGCCAGAATGGGATGGGAGCCCCAGAGTGCACCTTGGTCGTGCTTGTCGACCGCAACGTTTCGCAGCTGCTTTGCGACTGGATCGTAAATCAGCAGCGCCCAGCCACCAGCAGCACCGGCAGCAGCCTCGAATTCGCCCTTCCAGCCCTCGTACGAACCGAAGTCTTCCTCGATACGGTCGGCGAGGTCGCCTTCGGGTTCGCCGCCGCCGTCGGGCGACATGTTTTCCCAGAACAGCGTGTGGAGGTAGTGGCCACAGCCATTATGGGTAACGTTGTTGAGGGCGCCGGGCGTCGATCCGAAGTCGCCCTCCTCGCGGTTCTCTGCGAGGGTTTCTTCGGCAGCGTTGAGGCCGTTAACGTAGCCCTGATGATGGGTATCGTGATGCCAGGTCAGTACCTGCTCGGACAACGACGGTTCGAGCGCATCGTAGTCGTACGGAAGTGGTGGAAGTTCGTGGTCAGCCATAGTATGCACCTCATTGTCTGTATCGGTATCTCGCTTGTTAAGTTTTGAGGAGTGAAACGGTATCACACCTCATAAATACTTGGCCGTCCTGTCGTGCGATGTACCGACACGTCGGTGGTTTCCACTACAGACTCCGTCTTAAACCTTTCAGCACCGCTGTTTGATACCCCCATCGGTACGTCAACCACCATCGACCCCGAAATTGTCAATTATGCTACTTCTTTGTGATAGGCGTGTTCGAGCCACTCTTCGAGCGACGGTTGACTCCAGTATCGTACCGTCTCACTCCGCCTGTCGTGTTCGAGAATGCCTGCATCCTCGAGTTTCGGGAGGTGAACGTGCGTGAGTTCCGTTCGGATACCCGTTTGCTTGTCCACCGGTTCGCGGTCGGAGCCAAGATCGAACGTCGAACTCGTGGTCACGGCATCGTCTGCGTCGTTGGTTTCGGCGGTCCGCTCGAGAGTCAAAACGTTCTCGGTAAGCGCTTCGACGGATGCGACGCCGTCCGGTTGATCGTTGAGGTAGTATAGCGCATACCGACGGCGACAGTTGGAAAGCAATTCGAAAACGAGACTGAGCGACGGTGTCGTATCGGCTGTCAACGCCGCCGTTTCGCCCTCTGTTTCACGCATCCACTAACCACCTACCATGTGTTACCATTCGAAACCACCAGCCGATCCTACTGCAGCCGTCACATTAGACCTTACGTCTACCTAGAAAAATACCTGTTTTATATACGTTAATATACTGCTGGAGAAAAACGGCTGAAACGACGACGTCGTGAGTTGCCAATCAACACCACGATCGTTCGCGAGGAGATGAACCGTTCGTTTGACTGTGAGACGAAACTGGATCCCACAGTGCGGTATGGAGCGTTCCGTTTTGTCCTTCCAGAGGGCGTGGCAACCGGATTTTATGAAGAGATGGGTACAAAACGAGTATTTGAACGGGCTGGCCGTTGCTGATGGGATGGTCCTCTAGTAGTCGGCGAAAGTCATCGCCCACCCCGCTCGCGAATTCGCGGCCAGCGAGTACGCGCTGGCCACAGCAGTGCGAGCGGTGGGTACATCGTTTCAGCGACTACTATAGCGAAAACTCTCGGATCGCTCGTTCACCGCGCAGATGGAAACGACCGACGAAAAAGGTCAGCAGTTGCGAACCGCACAGATCGTCTGACCGCCAGAATACACTCGACAGGCAGACGTAATTATTCGTAGAGCCACTCGGCGTCGTTTTGCTCGTAATCGGTCAACTCCTCTGCGTCGAAGTGAATCCCGATTTCCCGTTCGTTGGCACCTTCGTCCTCGTGGTCTGCAGCGTGAACGACGTTTCGGCCGAGGTCGAGTGCGTAGTCGCCTCGGATCGTTCCGGGTTCGGCCTCGAGCGGATCGGTTTCGCCGATCATCTGGCGTACCTGGCGGGTGGCATCCTGTCCCTCCCAGACCATCGGAACGACCGGACCCGAGGTAATGAAGTCGACGAGGTCGTCGTAGAACGGTTTGTCCTCGTGTTCGCTGTAGTGTTCTTCGGCCCGCTCGCGGGGCATCGTTTCGACTTTGATCCCGACGAGTTTGAGTCCGCGGTCCTCGAGACGGGAGATGACCTCGCCGATCAGACCCCGGGCAAACGCGTCAGGCTTGACCATCACGAAGGTCCGCTCGTGATCGCTCATTGTTCGGCCTCGGTCTCGGCTTCGCTGCTCTCTTCGTTGCCGCCGGCGACATCATCGGATTCATCCTCGGCGGCGCGCTCGGCTTCTCCTTCGACGGATTCGCCTTCGGCGATGTCTTCGTCACCGGCC
This window harbors:
- a CDS encoding DUF7344 domain-containing protein encodes the protein MRETEGETAALTADTTPSLSLVFELLSNCRRRYALYYLNDQPDGVASVEALTENVLTLERTAETNDADDAVTTSSTFDLGSDREPVDKQTGIRTELTHVHLPKLEDAGILEHDRRSETVRYWSQPSLEEWLEHAYHKEVA
- the ndk gene encoding nucleoside-diphosphate kinase, with the translated sequence MSDHERTFVMVKPDAFARGLIGEVISRLEDRGLKLVGIKVETMPRERAEEHYSEHEDKPFYDDLVDFITSGPVVPMVWEGQDATRQVRQMIGETDPLEAEPGTIRGDYALDLGRNVVHAADHEDEGANEREIGIHFDAEELTDYEQNDAEWLYE
- a CDS encoding FAD-binding and (Fe-S)-binding domain-containing protein yields the protein MVAEDGPQVNGEDRRLNPDNPSIEAESNPGDAGEALAADLRTACDGDVRFDEYTRVLYATDGSIYGAQPAGVVFPRDTSDVRATLAVASDHGAPVLARGAGSSLAGQAVGPGCVVLDLSRHMDAIRDVDPDEQTAVVQPGVVQDDLDAALEPYGLRFAPDPASSNRATIGGGIGNNSTGAHSVRYGITDAYVEECAVVLADGSLLRTREIALDSPEWDRIVSKDDREAAIYRTVRAIVDDNAAEIESRYPDLKRSVSGYNLQKVLGTDATGTRTIDLSKLLVGSEGTLGVVVEATLSLVSRPDETALTVCCYDDLLEALSAVPDALAHDPSAVELMDSEVFRLAAESTEYVEYAEPIPDGTQAALMLEFDSEVADDLPDAIGAATTALVANGAAFDSLQAFSPAEQDRLWKLRKAAIPLLMSMEGDPKPYPFVEDASVPPAELADYVADFQEVLETHDTTAAYFAHAGVGTLHIRPVLNLKDGDDVEKMRAIADDVTSLVVEHDGSFSGEHGDGLARTEFNPKLYGPDLWQAFKDVKSVFDPDWLMNPGKVVYRDDEPTDIRDHLRYGPDYAALEPRTTLDFEDDGGFSHLVELCNGCGTCRQTGSDVMCPTYRATEAEIATTRGRANLLRAAISGEIDHEELYDERFHEEVLDLCIGCKGCQSDCPTGVDLAKLKAEVKHQYHDREGTSLRERLFANVDRLAAVGSALAPVANRVSDLPGSRTVLEKTVGVAGDRSLPSFQRETLTDWFRKRGASVDSETATAGVVLYPDAHTNHSNPAPGKAAVEVLEAADIHVVIPELGPTGRAAYSQGMLEVAAEQGRTLLDDLDPFLERGWSVLFVEPSDAAMVVDEYRSLFETTRVETLAANAFGVCEYLDENRLVEDLSFDPAETAGTPCTFHGHCHQKARGADHHAVGVLRRAGYTVEPVDSGCCGMAGSFGYEAEHYELSRAIGSLLREKLEDSAASAPSAGRLAADDFDGGGENSGNGANGRAGGDGERLVVAPGTSCRTQIGDFEGYERPAHPVELLAGGLDP
- the sod gene encoding superoxide dismutase; amino-acid sequence: MADHELPPLPYDYDALEPSLSEQVLTWHHDTHHQGYVNGLNAAEETLAENREEGDFGSTPGALNNVTHNGCGHYLHTLFWENMSPDGGGEPEGDLADRIEEDFGSYEGWKGEFEAAAGAAGGWALLIYDPVAKQLRNVAVDKHDQGALWGSHPILALDVWEHSYYYDYGPDRGSFIDAFFDVVNWEKSEEEYQKCLDHFE